A genomic segment from Epinephelus fuscoguttatus linkage group LG17, E.fuscoguttatus.final_Chr_v1 encodes:
- the tpd52 gene encoding LOW QUALITY PROTEIN: tumor protein D52 (The sequence of the model RefSeq protein was modified relative to this genomic sequence to represent the inferred CDS: inserted 1 base in 1 codon), with product MEPLEEYHSPFDFEQGVNASYLYLSPAYNDTPPSSPAVKTRGSQQLPDSVPEVGEDAVTSVAPSPPPPAMTEEERQELQEELVKVEDEILTLSQVLAAKEKQLADIKRKLGITPLNELKQNITKTWQDVTTSNAYRRTSETLSQASLKASAAFSNVGSVITRKFEDVRNAPTFKSFEEKVETFKTKMSPSASTSNQDSGSSTTESLLSPPEASPXPGDANELRPA from the exons ATGGAGCCCCTGGAGGAATACCACTCTCCGTTTGACTTTGAACAAGGAGTCAATGCCAGCTACCTCTACCTCTCCCCGGCATACAACGACACACCGCCCAGCTCACCAGCTGTCAAAACCAGAG GTTCCCAGCAGCTTCCGGACTCAGTCCCAGAGGTGGGAGAAGATGCAGTAACGTCTGTtgctccctctccccctccccccgccatgacagaagaggagagacaggagctACAAGAGGAGTTGGTCAAG gtggAGGATGAGATCCTGACTCTGTCTCAGGTGCTGGCAGCCAAGGAGAAGCAGTTGGCAGACATCAAGAGGAAGCTGGGCATCACACCTCTCAATGAGCTGAAACAGAACATCACCAAAACCTGGCAGGATGTCACCACCTCCAACGC CTATAGGAGGACATCTGAAACACTGTCTCAGGCGAGTTTGAAGGCCTCGGCAGCCTTCTCTAATGTGGGCTCAGTCATCACCCGGAAGTTCGAGGATGTCAG GAACGCGCCAACTTTCAAGTCATTTGAGGAGAAAGTGGAGACTTTTAAG ACCAAGATGAGTCCCTCAGCGTCCACCAGTAACCAGGACAGCGGCAGCTCCACCACCGAGTCTTTGCTCAGTCCGCCTGAAGCCTCGC ACCCAGGAGACGCCAATGAACTGAGACCTGCCTGA